Proteins found in one Sphaeramia orbicularis chromosome 8, fSphaOr1.1, whole genome shotgun sequence genomic segment:
- the LOC115423403 gene encoding luc7-like protein 3: MLSAAQLLDELMGRDRNLAPDEKRSNVRWDDETVCRYYLCGFCPAELFTNTRSDLGPCEKIHDENLRKLYEKSSRFMKEGYERDFLRYLQSLLAEVERRIRRGHARLALSQAQQNAGGPGPSGKNEEKIQVLTEKIEDLVVQIEELGSEGRVEEAQGMMKLVEQLKEERELLSSTPSTIESFAAQEKQMEVCEVCGAFLIVGDAQSRVDDHLMGKQHMGYAKIKSTVEELKEKLRRRSEDPQGENPALRRDREDREREREEREKKRKEEEEKEKEREKEREKERERERERERERERDRERDRDRDRRARRSHSNSRHSSRTSDRKRSRSRDRRRSRSRDKDRERDRKRSRSRDRDRDRRRSRERSDRKRRSRSRDRRRSRSSERKSHRHRSRSRDRDRERDRDKERDRDKERSSKDKDRKSTEEKSSSSSKKDKHSDGDAAAVKASSEAEPMETEAAASAPSPLLNGQQELLHSEGDTQSN; the protein is encoded by the exons ATGCTGTCTGCCGCCCAGCTACTCGATGAGTTAATGGGCCGAGATAGAAACTTGGCCCCTGATGAGAAGCGATCCAACGTACGATGGGACGACGAGACC GTCTGCAGATATTATTTGTGTGGGTTCTGCCCGGCTGAGCTGTTTACAAACACCCGTTCTGACTTAG GTCCATGTGAAAAAATCCATGATGAAAATCTCAGAAAATT GTATGAGAAAAGCTCTCGGTTTATGAAAGAGGGCTATGAACGAGACTTTCTGCGTTATCTGCAGTCGCTTCTGGCAGAGGTGGAACGGCGGATTCGCAGAGGGCATGCACGACTTGCTCTGTCTCAGGCTCAACAGAATGCAGGG GGTCCTGGTCCATCAGGAAAGAATGAGGAGAAGATCCAGGTCCTAACAGAAAAGATTGAGGACTTGGTTGTACAG ATTGAGGAACTGGGGTCAGAGGGTCGGGTGGAAGAGGCCCAGGGCATGATGAAACTGGTGGAACAGCTGAAGGAGGAGAGGGAGCTGCTCAGCTCCACCCCCTCG ACTATTGAGAGCTTTGCAGCCCAGGAAAAACAGATGGAGGTTTGTGAGGTCTGTGGAGCCTTCCTCATTGTGGGTGATGCACAGTCTCGAGTGGACGACCACTTAATGGGAAAACAGCACATGGGCTACGCCAAAATCAAATCCACTGTAGAGGAGCTTAAG GAGAAACTACGTCGGCGTTCAGAAGACCCGCAAGGTGAAAACCCAGCCCTAAGGAGAGACAGAGAAGACCGTGAGCGTGAGAGGGAGGAAAGGGAAAAGAAGcgcaaagaggaggaagaaaaggagaaggAGCGAGAGAAAGAACGAGAAAAGGAGAGGGAGCGGGAGAGAGAGCgggagcgagagagagaaagagacagagaacgCGACAGGGACAGAGACCGGAGGGCGAGACGGAGCCACTCGAACAGCCGCCACTCCAGCCGAACCTCAGACAGGAAACGGAGCAGATCCCGGGATCGTCGGAGATCCAGGAGCAGAGACAAGGACAGGGAGAGAGATCGCAAACGCAGCAG GAGCCGGGACAGGGACAGGGACAGAAGGCGCAGTCGTGAGCGCTCTGACCGGAAACGTCGCTCTCGCAGTCGCGACCGGAGGAGGTCGCGCAGCTCAGAACGCAAATCCCACCGGCACCGCAGCCGCAGCAGGGACCGGGACAGGGAGAGAGACCGGGATAAGGAGAGAGACCGGGACAAGGAACGGTCATCAAAGGACAAAG ACCGTAAGTCAACAGAGGAGAAGAGCAGTAGCAGCTCCAAGAAAGACAAACACTCTGATGGTGACGCAGCAGCCGTCAAGGCTTCATCAGAAGCGGAACCGATGGAGACGGAGGCTGCTGCCTCTGCCCCCTCCCCTCTGCTTAACGGCCAGCAAGAGCTCCTCCATTCTGAAGGTGACACTCAGTCCAATTAA
- the LOC115423404 gene encoding ankyrin repeat domain-containing protein 40-like has product MSTTSLDKELQERLREASAIGDIDEVRTLVESGVNVNSQNEINGWTCLHWACKRNHKHIVSYLLSCGADKEILTAKDELASQLTSKPEIKRLLGVEVEEVPEVKEPELPIIPNYLSNPPFFYSKMDKSEIALAQHLAQNGSGEHAEDTHSDSAPLSPTHEPQKMQNLVSDGPASTPNPSSHSQGQTGEFIPVSEQNGVSASPPSSHNHAVVNCTVPMDLSVEPHLINHADYPHAVAHNGTMCSPPLASPSPSLASNSGSQVQAPVPGANPTVSRQQSIPQQLSYSQASGSLPAFQPFFFTSTFPVNVQELVLKVRIQNPNARENDFIEVELDRQELTYRSLLRVCCRELDISAEHVEKIRKLPNTMLRKDKDVARLQDFQELEVVLEKAEGLSLFSGTGGLTDRPCYNMKASRLTY; this is encoded by the exons ATGTCCACCACTTCGTTGGATAAGGAATTACAGGAGAGACTGAGAGAGGCGTCTGCCATCGGGGACATCGACGAAGTGCGGACATTGGTGGAGAGTGGAGTAAATGTCAATTCACAAAACGAGATAAATGGATG GACATGCCTGCACTGGGCATGTAAGAGGAACCATAAGCACATCGTGTCCTATTTACTCAGTTGTGGAGCAGACAAAGAAATCCTCACAGCTAAGGATGAGTTGGCATCGCAACTCACGTCTAAACCAGAGATCAAACGACTGTTAGGAG TTGAGGTAGAGGAAGTGCCTGAAGTCAAGGAACCTGAGCTGCCAATCATCCCAAACTACCTGTCCAATCCACCCTTCTTTTACTCAAAGATGGACAAATCAGAGATTGCCCTGGCCCAGCACCTTGCACAGAACGGTTCTGGAGAACATGCTGAGGACACACACAGTGACTCAGCCCCTCTGTCCCCAACCCATGAGCCTCAGAAAATGCAGAATCTAGTCTCTGATGGTCCTGCGTCCACCCCAAACCCCAGCTCCCACAGCCAAGGCCAGACTGGGGAGTTTATTCCTGTGAGTGAGCAGAACGGCGTGTCAGCGAGCCCACCTTCATCCCATAATCATGCCGTTGTTAACTGCACGGTGCCCATGGACCTGTCAGTTGAGCCTCATCTCATCAACCATGCTGACTACCCACATGCTGTGGCACACAACGGTACCATGTGCTCACCTCCACTGGCCTCTCCCAGCCCCAGCCTGGCCAGCAACAGTGGGAGCCAGGTCCAGGCCCCGGTGCCCGGCGCTAACCCGACTGTGAGCAGACAGCAGTCTATCCCACAGCAGCTGAGCTACAGCCAGGCCAGTGGATCCCTGCCAGCCTTCCAGCCCTTCTTCTTCACCAGTACCTTCCCTGTCAATGTCCAAG AGCTGGTACTGAAGGTGCGTATCCAGAACCCCAACGCGCGGGAGAATGACTTTATTGAAGTAGAACTGGACCGACAGGAGCTCACCTATCGTTCACTTCTGAGGGTCTGCTGCCGTGAGTTGGACATCAGTGCAGAGCATGTAGAGAAGATCCGCAAGCTGCCAAACACTATGTTAAGAAAG GACAAAGACGTGGCCCGGCTGCAGGACTTTCAGGAGCTGGAGGTGGTGTTGGAGAAAGCAGAGGGTCTGTCCCTTTTCTCGGGGACGGGAGGCCTAACAGACAGACCGTGCTACAACATGAAGGCTTCCCGTCTCACCTACTAG